From the genome of Falco biarmicus isolate bFalBia1 chromosome 2, bFalBia1.pri, whole genome shotgun sequence:
TTCTACTTCTGTATATGGTTTTATAATAGCTTCAGTCTTAATAGCAgcttttttctgtaactgttttcaactttttatttaatgtctGATGATACTAATTATCTGTCTTCCATCTCCTACCATTTTAGGAAGAGATCCAAAAGAAGCGCACACGCCGTGCTGTTAAGTTTCAGAGAGCTATCACTGGTGCATCTTTAGCTGAGATTATGGCTAAACGAAATCAGAAGCCTGAAGTACGAAAGGCGCAGAGGGAACAAGCTATTAGGTGAGAGATCAGATACATGGAATTATTGCAGGCTTTTCAAAGATTATTAATGCTTTTCATACAAGACCTTAAAAACTCTAGATGAGCTCTATGTTTTATAAGCTGCtttgtgtgttggtttttgttcattttttgaTCAGTGTATTTGAAGAGAATACCGAATAAATTTGGCAAGAGACAGTAGTAGTAGAGAAGGGCCTTTTCTTGCCCTCTCCCTTTatgaaaataatgcttttgtCACATAGTTGTGCTGCCTCTGTAGTACTCTTCCTAGAAGATACTGAATGCAGAGTATAGACCTGAAAGAATGCATTCCTTTCTTGGTCTTACAGAGTTCTTAACAGCGTTGCAACAAAGAAGCAGTGAATGGCAGACATGGATAACTCTTACTCTTTTTCTGTGAATTAACAGGGCTGCAAAAGAAGCCAAGAAGGCTAAGCAGGCAACcaagaaaacagctgtttctgctgcaaagGTAAGATGCGGTAGGTGggcagaaataatgaaatggaACGTAACATGTTGTAACACAACATTCTGTTGCAGCACTTCACTGGAAGTTCCTGTTCGTGTTTGGAAGAAGCATTTGCTTATCTTTTTTGATCTGGAAGCACCGTGACCAAACTTCTGTACTGAACATACTCAAACAGCTGAATAAATGAACCTTTTATTCGGAATAAATACTGCAGTAAAACAACTTTCTGACCATACATCAGAGATTCTTGATAGACAAGGTTTTAGCTGGATGTGACATCTTCACTACCTAGGAACTTGTTAACAATGTATTGATGACTGCTAGCATCTATTTCGTTATTAGTGATGAATTAATATCATATGTTGGCATCATACATGTGTAGGTTTAGTGCAGTTATGTGTATAACTGTTAATGTGATTCTGATCTGACAGATTGTAATTGTGATCTGACATAAATTGCCTGGTTTCTGTCAAGAATCTTAAATACACAGGGAAACTTTCAGGGCTGCAGGTAAATTGCTTCTTTTCACTCACACATTATTATTTCTCTGCAGGCTCCTACGAAGGCAGCACCTAAGCAGAAGATTGTGAAACCAGTCAAGGTTTCTGCTCCTCGCGTTGGTGGAAAGCGCTAACTTGCCAAAACTGTTAGTTGTGCTGAATAAACTATCTTAATTAACTTTCATAACTTGTGCCATGTTCTCTTCAACTGTGTGAGATATGCTGAAGAGAATTAACCTGTAAAGTAATTGTGTCTGGTTTTGCAGACAGAACATCCTCTTGCCATAAAACACTTGGTTTCTTAGACAATCCACCATGTTAGCACACATTTCACAAGTCTTCAATGAGTGACTTGGGTGGCAGGGAAGATGGAGCTGATGTTTGAGGAGCTGTTCTTGCTCCTTGAAGGACAAAGCAGCACATAAGTACAAGTTTATTCCCCATCAATGACAAATGGCATAAAAAGGGGGTTCTGagatcagaaataaaatctaaaggGGATGTGAAGCAGTACCGTCTGCAAGCAACTTAAAAAGGCTAATGCACTACTTGTGTTGTGGAACGCATGTAGCAAGACGTAGAGGATCAGAGGAGAAGAAATAGGTTGAACAATGGGAATGGATGGTTTCGTGCACCACGTGGCTCTTATGCACGAAGGTTCAGATACAACTCCTGGGTCAGGAAGTAATAAAACAATGGATTGCTGGAAGCTGTTGTCAGGAAAAGCATGGCTGTGAAGATTGAACTTCAAGCGCAGCTGATGGTATACACGTCAAGCCCATGTAGGTTCATATTTAACTTCCAGAATGCAGATAGGGATTCCCTTAGGAATTTCCCGCCCCTAGAGGGTATTGTATCCTTCATGGAATTACATATATCTGCTTTAGTAAGCACAGTGCAGGTGGTGTTTTGATGGCTTTGGTACAGCAGTGGCCTCTGACTTACTACAAGCATTGGagaaaaaacacttctgttttctagatTGGCTAT
Proteins encoded in this window:
- the RPL24 gene encoding 60S ribosomal protein L24; this translates as MKVELCSFSGYKIYPGHGRRYARTDGKVFQFLNAKCESAFLSKRNPRQINWTVLYRRKHKKGQSEEIQKKRTRRAVKFQRAITGASLAEIMAKRNQKPEVRKAQREQAIRAAKEAKKAKQATKKTAVSAAKAPTKAAPKQKIVKPVKVSAPRVGGKR